DNA from Pochonia chlamydosporia 170 chromosome Unknown PCv3seq00009, whole genome shotgun sequence:
CGCGCGGGAAATGCGCTGACTAAGGCATTTTTTGACCCTATGGTGTCAGCGTATGGGTACCCAGTGCCATCTCATTTGGTGACTAATCGTCCACACGTCAAAGGAGCCATTTACGTTGCCACGTTTTCCGTCCACTATAACTCAATAAGGGCTGTGGCTCTATCAACGTGAATCCATTTAGTCGGTGGTATCAGCCATTCCGCCGGCGCCCTTGGCGCCATAAAGCTGTATTGGGATGgataatttttttttcccccaGTAATGTAGTAGCGTGCTCTACCGCTAGTGACCTTTACGAGGTGTAACTTTCACGGGTAAGGTTCGCCCCTGTGTTATCTGCCAGTTCAGACTTTTTTCCTTCATTATTTtagcagaaaaaaaaaatttaACTAATTGACTGATCGTGAATATCGATGAATTGACAAGGGGTTCAGTGTCTGTTGTAACAGTAAAAGGCTCCTTATTGGCTGTGTATACCAGCCGTGTTATCAAAGACGTCGAATGCATGGTTTTTGGTGGCCTGGAAATTCGACCCACAGTGGCAAGCTGATGACAGCTCCGGGGTAGGGAGAATACTGACAGGGCAGAGTTGTATACTGGTGGAGTCAGCGGGGCTTCCCGGCGCTACAGACGGGTTCTCCGCTGAGACGGCTGGATAGATGGGCCATTGGGAGCGAGCGTACGGAATTTGCAGTGATGCAGAAAGGCCACTATGCAATGCAACCTTTCCATTGGGCAGTTATTCCTGCAGAGAAAGCCAATTGACTGGCCATGCTTAACACAAGTTTGTACGCCATGTGGCTGTAAGCTTCCATATGATTCGATGACGACTTAATGCAGTGAATCTCTTCCACTTCCTAATTGGGACATTGCGGGTCCGTCAATCCAGTTCACAATGGATGCTGGTTCCACACACCAGAAAATCAAGTTCGGCACAATTACTCCGTCACTCAGCAGGATCATCACACCTCCATTCCAAATTCTCCAGGAGTTGTGCGGGGAGGCGAGGAGGCTTTAGACGGGAACGGCCCGCAGCATTGTTAGTTCCCCTCAAGGTTCCCTTATCCAAGACCAATGGTTAATCTCTTTCCCATCGCTTACCCCGGACTACGGATCCAATCAAGCTCGGTGGCTGAAGCCACAAGAGAGAAGGTGCACAGATGTTGTGACGGTTTTGTGTCTCCACAACATGTATGGTCAACATTAATAAAGACCATGCCCTCGCTTCTGAGACATGCTTGGTCCTTGACTCCCCAACAAAGGCGCACTACTGGCATTTGACATCCCGTCCGCCTCACTTTCCCGTCTTGGGTATGGACACTGGTTGTGTGGATGGGAGTAGGTGGCTTTTGGTTTGGTCATCGGTGCGCAGTATTCAAGCATAGCATGATTTCTGACTGACCACCGACAAGAGGTGGCTTGTACATAAAGCAATGTCTTTTTCTCATTGGCAAATCAACGGAACACGTGTCCCTGTTGTGTACATGTTTTCTACCTAAGCTGGAGGCTTGTTAGCACTGCAAGCGGTGCCAGACTTGCCTATGCCATCGGGCACAAAGTCTGGCTTTCCACCGAGTGACCCAAAGATGTCGCCGATGTAATTGTCTGGCCGGATGCCCTGCTCGAATTTGGAGGTCCAGCGCGCCAGAATAGCGTCGATGATCTTGACTCCAGTGTTGTACAAGTTCCGCACTGCAGGCTCCAAACCTCCACTATCCATGATCCAGGGCAGCTGCGGAGGCACATCAGTTGTAGGTTCCCGGTCAAAGTTTGACGCTGCCCGCATGAGTATGATGCGCGAGAAATCGACTTTTTCCTGGAGCGCTGCTCTCAGCAACGCGCATAAAATTGCCGTGTCTTCCTGGGCCGTCATGGCGTAGTTGCCCTTGCCTGCTGTATAAACCTTGGCGACATTATCCATGGATTCGGAGAGGTAGAACCCATGCCAAAAGGTGTTGGATGAGAGCACATCCCCTTCCAGAATGCTGGGAGCGAGAGTGGCAGCCTGGTACATGTCGTTGGGGGAATCCGCGTACTTGACCCGGGTCGCTGCGGCCTCTTTCGAGTCCTCGAGGATCGCCTGTCGGGCAAGCTCCATGGACATCTGCCGGAGGTTGTCATTGAGCTCATAAACCTCGGAGCCGTGGACACCGAGCGGAAACgagtttggtgtttttgcaCCCATGGGCACGTAGCCGGACTGCCATGACGAGGGAATCTCCCTCGCGTCCCACTCCATCTGGGTATCTACCTGTACTGCAAACCGAGCAAACGCCACCCCTCCAAGCGTGGTTATCCTGGGATTCCCACCTGCAATCCCACTGAGGATAAAGTAGGTTTTGGTAAAGTCAAACCGCCCtgaggagatgaggttgttgaCGGACAAGGCGGCGTTGATAACTGTGATGCATTCCTGATTATTATCGACGGTACGAGGTATTGATGCGACGTCCGAGGGGACCACCCACGTGCTGTGCCTACGATAAGCAGGCAGACAGAGCCGTCCGCAGTGGAATGCACATCGCCAAAGCCCCGAGAAAGACCTGGCAAAGGTATCTTACGGGAAAGTTTGACTGTAGCATCATTGGAGAGCCAGTGATCAGCTTCTTCCTGGCACTATACAGTCAATAAGAATTAGAAGACGGTCATTTGCACATCAAAGAGGTGAATATGAGATGGCGAGGCATACCATTGCGAAAATGAAAACCTTGGGAGCCTCAACGGAAGTTGCTGAGCCGCCGCCGTTCGTGAACTGGTGGATCAAGTAATGCAATGCCATTGTTACACATGAAGGATGTATCGATCGAT
Protein-coding regions in this window:
- a CDS encoding purine nucleoside permease (similar to Aspergillus oryzae RIB40 XP_001823202.1), giving the protein MALHYLIHQFTNGGGSATSVEAPKVFIFAMCQEEADHWLSNDATVKLSRKIPLPGLSRGFGDVHSTADGSVCLLIVGTALINAALSVNNLISSGRFDFTKTYFILSGIAGGNPRITTLGGVAFARFAVQVDTQMEWDAREIPSSWQSGYVPMGAKTPNSFPLGVHGSEVYELNDNLRQMSMELARQAILEDSKEAAATRVKYADSPNDMYQAATLAPSILEGDVLSSNTFWHGFYLSESMDNVAKVYTAGKGNYAMTAQEDTAILCALLRAALQEKVDFSRIILMRAASNFDREPTTDVPPQLPWIMDSGGLEPAVRNLYNTGVKIIDAILARWTSKFEQGIRPDNYIGDIFGSLGGKPDFVPDGIGKSGTACSANKPPA